Within Desulfobacter sp., the genomic segment CGGCAGGTAATCGGCAATGCCACAGGGGGTGGCGGTCTCAGAAATGCCATTTTCCCCCATTGTTATATTTTCATGGAGCAGCAGGGGCAGTATCTGAAAAAAATCCGCCTGGGCAGCCTTGAATACATCAAAGGCGGTCAGCAGGCTCAGCTTATTCTGGGCCAGGAACTTGGCCTCACCGTAATGGATAAACTCGCAGAATATCATCATATTGATATCCCCGGCCGCTTGGGGATCAATCCGGGGCAGGTCATTGAAACTGAGCTGGTATTCCCTGGCGTTATAGTCGATGCCCACGGCCCGGATCAGGCTTCTCGCGGTAACGGGGAATCGGCTGAACCGGGCGTTTACATACGAAAAATCCCCCAGGGTAAGACAGGCGGTGGTGAGGGAGACACCGGATATCTTTGCATAGGCAAATGAAGCACAGGTTAAATCGGCCTGGGCAAAGGTGGTTTTTGAAATCACCGCATCCATAAACAGGCCGTCGCCAAGGTCGGCCCCGTTAAAGTTGCAGTTGAAAAAAGAGCCTCCCTGAAAACTGCATTTTTTAAACCTGACATTTGCCGCCGATACATTCACAAACACGGCATTGTCAAAACAGACATCCTGGAACACGGCCCCGTCCATGTTGACATTATAAAAGACCGCGCCCTGGCAGCCGGCGTCTGACATGCGGATCCCGGACAGATCGCAATTGTCGAATACGGTGCGGGTAAATGAGATATCCGATGCGGTAAACATCCGGCCTGACAGATCTTCGTCCTTAAGGCGGGCACCGGCAAAATCAAGCAGGCCGGAGGCTGTATTTTCCTTCAGTCTTTCCAGTTTTTTCCTTACCGGGTCCCCGAGCAGGCTCTTTATAAATGATTTAGGCTTTTCCTCAGGAATCAGCCCTTTTTCAATGGTTGTGAATTCTGATTCAATATTTTCCCGTTCCTTGAGCAGCAAACGGGTGGTCTTGTTGATGAACCGAACCATGGCCGCACCGGTTTTCCGCCGGTCTTTTTTCTGGTGGGTTTTCAGAATCCTTACGATACGTTCGGGCCGTTTTTTAATCATGCCGAAAATACAGGCCTCGTTCACATCAAAATGGTCTTTGATGTACTGCTCCTTATTCAAGGCAATATCCTGGACCGCAAAAAAGGAAAGGCGGGTCAAATCCGAAATCTCCAGCAGGATAATGGGAAGAATATCCGGGCAGGATTTCTTAACCAGGGCAATCAATTGGTAAAAGGGGTACTTTCCCGATACCACAAGGGCTTTGAAGGCACCCAGGGATTCCTTGGTGTCCCCCGTGGTAAGATGCTGGAACAAAGGATCAAAAAGCTCCGCATACAATCCCATGGAAGAATTCTCTATGAGGCTATACACTGCCATTCTCACCTTTTTGACCTCATGGTTCCAGAGAATATTCTTCAGTACCCGCTCCGGCACCCGGTCCTGCATCATCGACAGGGCTTTGAGCCCCCGTACCTGCCTGGCGGGATCCACAGACCCCACCTCCTCTTCGAGTATAAGGCCGGGCTCCCTGAGCTTGCTGTCAATATTTTTCAAAAAGGGGTCCACGTCTTTTTTCTTATCAAAAAGGCAGGCATAGAACCGGATGACCGCATCCCTGTCCTGGATCTGGGACAATATATGCTTGAACAAGCCGGCGTACCGGAGGCGGATGGCCGGAGTGGCCTGGAGATACTGCTCCGTAAACACAAGGCGCTGGCCTTCGGTCATATTCTGGATACATTTTTTAATCACATCCATGGAAAGCCTGTCCTGGTAGAGGGCCTTGAAAGCGGCAAATGCCCCCTGCTCCCCAAGGGAAACCAGGGTGGAAAACAACAGGCTTTTATCGGCAAAGGCCATGCCCGAGGAGAGGGCCAGATAAACCTTGCCGGCCACCCTTGCAGCATCGGCACTGGCCTGCCGGAACACCTCCGAGTTTGGCGGATTATCCAGGCCTGCGCAGATCTCTGTCAGCAGTTTTTTAAGACTTTTCTGGGCGGCTGACCTGTGGTTGAAATGGTAGGAAAAAAGTCCCTTGAGGATTGGCAGGATTCCCAGTCCCTTTGGAAAAGAAAACGCCCTGGCAATTATATCGCTTCGGCCGGCGGCGTCCAGGCCGGCCCAATGGCTGTCAAATGAGGTCAGATCAAATTCCGGGGATGAAGCTGGCATGGCTGGTAATCTTTTCCCGTTTGTACATTTTTACTTAAAAGTGCTATATGGGTATGTTTAAACTAAAGACTTTAATTATAACCCTGTATAGCATACCAGAATAATTTTATGAAATTATTTGACGCCAAGTCAGAAAAACCCAAGTCTGAAACCGAATATGACGCCCAGTCCATAGAGGTGCTCAAAGGACTGGATCCCGTACGCCGGAGACCGGGCATGTATACGGATACCGGCAGCCCCGACCACCTGGCATTTGAAGTTATCGACAACAGTGTGGACGAGGCCATTGCCGGCTTTGCCACCGCCATAGATGTCATTTTGACAAGGGACAACCGGATCATGGTGTCGGACAACGGGCGGGGCATGCCCGTGGACATCCACCCTGAAGAAGGCATCTCAGGAGTGGAGCTGATTATGACCAAGCTCCATGCCGGCGCCAAATTTTCCTCCAAAGACTATGCCTTTTCCGGCGGGCTTCACGGCGTGGGGGTTTCCGTCGTCAACGCCCTCTCCTCTCACCTGGATATCACCATTAAACGGGGGGGGCAGAAATATGAAATCGGTTTTGAAAACGGTGTTAAATCAAGGGAACTTGAAGTCACAGGCTCTGTCGGCCAGAAAAACACCGGCACCTGTGTGAACTTCAAACCGGCCGACGGATACTTCGACACCCAGGATTTTTCCCCGGCGTCCATTAAAACAGCCCTGAAATCAAAGGCGGTGCTCTGCCCCGGGCTGACCACCACCTTTATCCATGAAGAAAGCGGGGAAAAGGAATCCTGGTGCTATGACCACGGCCTGGATGAGTATCTTGAAGAACACCTCAAAGAAAAAAAGAACCTCTTTCCCGCCCCTTTCACCGGCGAATGCAGCACAGATGATTTCCAGGCCGCCTGGGCCATCAACTGGGGCGTCGATACCAGCCTGAACCTGGAAGAAAGCTATGTCAACCTCATCCCCACCCGGCTGGGAGGTACACATGTCAACGGATTCCGGTCCGGCCTGCTGGAATCGGTGAGGGAATTCTGCAAGTTCCGTAATCTTTTGCCCAAGGGCCTTTTTCTGGCCCCGGAAGATATCTGGCAGAATGTGGGGTATGTATTGTCCGTAAAACTGGTGGAAGCCCAGTTCTCAAGCCAGACCAAGGAAAGGCTCTCTTCACGCCACTGCGCCAACCTGGTCAATCTCCAGGTCCGGGATGCGTTCAGCCTCTGGCTGAACCAGAATGTGGAGCTGGGTGAAGCCTTGGCCGAACAGGCCATTGAAAATGCCAGGGCCCGGGTAAAAAAAAGTAAAAAGGTCACCAAAAAAAAG encodes:
- a CDS encoding class I adenylate cyclase encodes the protein MPASSPEFDLTSFDSHWAGLDAAGRSDIIARAFSFPKGLGILPILKGLFSYHFNHRSAAQKSLKKLLTEICAGLDNPPNSEVFRQASADAARVAGKVYLALSSGMAFADKSLLFSTLVSLGEQGAFAAFKALYQDRLSMDVIKKCIQNMTEGQRLVFTEQYLQATPAIRLRYAGLFKHILSQIQDRDAVIRFYACLFDKKKDVDPFLKNIDSKLREPGLILEEEVGSVDPARQVRGLKALSMMQDRVPERVLKNILWNHEVKKVRMAVYSLIENSSMGLYAELFDPLFQHLTTGDTKESLGAFKALVVSGKYPFYQLIALVKKSCPDILPIILLEISDLTRLSFFAVQDIALNKEQYIKDHFDVNEACIFGMIKKRPERIVRILKTHQKKDRRKTGAAMVRFINKTTRLLLKERENIESEFTTIEKGLIPEEKPKSFIKSLLGDPVRKKLERLKENTASGLLDFAGARLKDEDLSGRMFTASDISFTRTVFDNCDLSGIRMSDAGCQGAVFYNVNMDGAVFQDVCFDNAVFVNVSAANVRFKKCSFQGGSFFNCNFNGADLGDGLFMDAVISKTTFAQADLTCASFAYAKISGVSLTTACLTLGDFSYVNARFSRFPVTARSLIRAVGIDYNAREYQLSFNDLPRIDPQAAGDINMMIFCEFIHYGEAKFLAQNKLSLLTAFDVFKAAQADFFQILPLLLHENITMGENGISETATPCGIADYLPSRETMRVAEKYIGKNRITAKRNFSPAVQALFSMGSVGSLAQTSESDIDYWVCIDETAMGANEMALLRDKLDGLEALALEKFKVCVTFFIVDILKARNNDFGGSTQESSGSAQSRLLKEEFYRTMIHVAGRLPLWAVLPTTISLNYYNLILDRTSSLKSFNRYMDLGDIHAIPVNEYFGASIWQMFKWLKSPFKSVIKMALLEKYIHSYGRETLLCNQYKNEWMNSGTHLKPGQNDSYIILVNTLIDFYLKSGDERSINLLLTCFFLKLGISKEAEIDYSVFGLRKILLDQCLADWGWSFGKIFEIGRFKLWPYAAIQRLSLTIERYMVSKYADLKQRFDTQSGSGVMISQEDRIVLERKVNIVFQEKPYKIKKMLLVSRGDRHFSRLRIKYLPGPDNRIGRWSLVHKEPGLKDHSEEAIIIVDTIEEIAAWLINNHLYTERTLLGLVPNATSVSHDDIEKLCRSMYRFFAPERDKTVAFSAMRKEPVLTCLFISLNFYTDRSQVQISDYTAVYLNSWGEMYLRSARPAVPLPNLEAAKHRICSELAINAFPENTAFYFARGVARPA
- the parE gene encoding DNA topoisomerase IV subunit B is translated as MKLFDAKSEKPKSETEYDAQSIEVLKGLDPVRRRPGMYTDTGSPDHLAFEVIDNSVDEAIAGFATAIDVILTRDNRIMVSDNGRGMPVDIHPEEGISGVELIMTKLHAGAKFSSKDYAFSGGLHGVGVSVVNALSSHLDITIKRGGQKYEIGFENGVKSRELEVTGSVGQKNTGTCVNFKPADGYFDTQDFSPASIKTALKSKAVLCPGLTTTFIHEESGEKESWCYDHGLDEYLEEHLKEKKNLFPAPFTGECSTDDFQAAWAINWGVDTSLNLEESYVNLIPTRLGGTHVNGFRSGLLESVREFCKFRNLLPKGLFLAPEDIWQNVGYVLSVKLVEAQFSSQTKERLSSRHCANLVNLQVRDAFSLWLNQNVELGEALAEQAIENARARVKKSKKVTKKKAANGGTLPAKLSDCSSEDQNLRELFFVEGDSAGGSAKQARDRRFQAIMPLRGKIMNTWDHSSSSILESKEIRDISQVLGVAPGSDDISKLRYNKLCILADADSDGLHIATLICALFLKHFPEVVRQGHVFVAMPPLYRIDMGKEVFYALDDSEKSAIINRLNRRKRKGKINIQRFKGLGEMNPAQLKETTIAPDSRRLVQLTIDKGNDPEDQAVPNNPVPANGQDNVWEIMDMLLGKKRAKDRKRWIETHGVIKEN